One stretch of Bosea vaviloviae DNA includes these proteins:
- a CDS encoding aldehyde dehydrogenase family protein, which yields MASSLPQDALALLKRLGVTDTAFAKAGIPAHSPITGEAVATLRETSPAEAEAAIGRAQAAYLVWRRVPAPRRGEFVRLLGEELRAAKTDLGLLVTLEAGKVVSEGLGEVQEMIDICDFAVGLSRQLYGLTIATERPNHRMMETWHPLGVCGVISAFNFPVAVWSWNAALAFVCGDSVVWKPSEKTPLTGIAVQAIVEKTMKRFGPEAPVGLSEILIGGREIGDLLVSDHRVPVVSATGSTRMGKEVGQKLAARFARAILELGGNNAAIVAPSADLDIALRGIAFAAMGTAGQRCTTLRRLIVHESVYDALIPKLIKVYGSVKIGDPREAGVLVGPLVDEAAFKGMQAALSEAKAAGGKVHGGEQVTVGAGGFYVRPALVEMPSQTGPVERETFAPILYVMKYKTLDQAIALQNAVGAGLSSSIFTLDMREAEIFVSAEGSDCGIANVNIGPSGAEIGGAFGGEKETGGGREAGSDAWKAYMRRATNTLNYGTTLPLAQGVSFDVDA from the coding sequence ATGGCTTCATCTTTGCCGCAAGACGCGCTGGCGCTGCTCAAGCGCCTTGGCGTAACCGACACCGCCTTCGCCAAGGCAGGCATTCCCGCCCATTCGCCGATCACGGGAGAGGCCGTCGCCACGCTCCGCGAGACCAGCCCTGCTGAAGCGGAGGCCGCGATCGGCCGGGCCCAGGCCGCGTATCTCGTCTGGCGCCGGGTGCCCGCGCCGCGCCGCGGCGAGTTCGTGCGCCTGCTCGGCGAGGAACTGCGCGCCGCGAAAACCGATCTCGGCCTGCTGGTGACGCTCGAAGCCGGCAAGGTCGTTTCCGAGGGCCTCGGCGAGGTCCAGGAGATGATCGACATCTGTGATTTCGCGGTCGGCCTCTCGCGCCAGCTCTACGGCCTGACCATCGCGACCGAGCGCCCGAACCACCGCATGATGGAAACCTGGCACCCGCTCGGCGTCTGCGGCGTGATCTCGGCCTTCAACTTCCCGGTCGCGGTCTGGTCGTGGAATGCCGCGCTCGCCTTCGTCTGCGGCGACAGCGTCGTCTGGAAGCCCTCGGAGAAGACCCCGCTGACCGGCATCGCCGTGCAGGCGATCGTCGAGAAGACAATGAAGCGCTTCGGCCCCGAGGCCCCGGTCGGCCTCTCCGAGATCCTGATCGGCGGCCGCGAGATCGGCGACCTCCTGGTCAGCGACCATCGCGTGCCGGTGGTCTCGGCCACGGGCTCGACCCGGATGGGCAAGGAGGTGGGCCAGAAGCTCGCCGCGCGCTTTGCCCGCGCCATCCTCGAACTCGGCGGCAATAATGCCGCGATCGTCGCGCCTTCGGCCGATCTCGACATCGCGCTGCGCGGCATCGCCTTCGCGGCGATGGGCACGGCCGGCCAGCGCTGCACCACTTTGCGCCGCCTGATCGTGCATGAGAGCGTCTATGACGCGCTGATCCCGAAGCTGATCAAGGTCTATGGCAGCGTCAAGATCGGCGATCCGCGCGAGGCCGGCGTGCTGGTCGGACCGCTGGTCGACGAGGCTGCGTTCAAGGGCATGCAGGCCGCGCTCTCCGAGGCCAAGGCTGCCGGTGGCAAGGTTCATGGCGGCGAGCAGGTCACGGTCGGCGCAGGCGGCTTCTATGTCCGCCCTGCCCTGGTCGAGATGCCTTCGCAGACCGGGCCGGTCGAGCGCGAGACCTTCGCGCCGATCCTCTATGTGATGAAGTACAAGACGCTCGACCAGGCGATCGCGCTGCAGAACGCGGTCGGCGCCGGCCTGTCCTCCTCGATCTTCACGCTCGACATGCGCGAGGCCGAGATCTTCGTCTCGGCCGAGGGTTCCGATTGCGGTATCGCCAACGTCAATATCGGCCCGTCCGGCGCCGAGATCGGCGGGGCGTTCGGCGGCGAGAAGGAAACGGGCGGTGGCCGCGAGGCCGGTTCCGATGCGTGGAAGGCCTATATGCGCCGCGCAACGAATACGCTCAATTACGGCACGACATTGCCGCTGGCGCAGGGCGTCAGCTTCGATGTGGATGCGTGA
- the gcvA gene encoding transcriptional regulator GcvA, with translation MNFDIVPGRLSVPSLSALAAFEAAARHGSFTRAAEELNLTQGAVSRQVAHLEKVLGVGLFQRVRQRVSLTPAGSAYAAEIRDGLSRLAAATVSAMAFRGAAGVLHLAILPTFGTRWLIPRLSRFIEAHPGITINFTTKLVPFDFAREQVDAAIHFGDPVWAGARLHRLMGEEIIPVAAPSLVARLGLAEPADMLRAPLLQQSTRPRAWANWLEQQGLPPERALMGPRFEQFAMVSQAAVAGLGLAIVPRFLVEEELRLGALVIPVDRPVTGSEGYYLVYPEAKAGLPAVIAFRDWLLGECGA, from the coding sequence ATGAATTTTGACATCGTCCCGGGCCGGCTTTCGGTGCCCTCGCTCTCGGCGCTCGCCGCCTTCGAGGCGGCGGCGCGGCATGGCAGCTTCACGCGTGCGGCCGAGGAGCTAAACCTGACGCAAGGCGCGGTCAGCCGGCAGGTCGCGCATCTCGAAAAGGTTCTCGGCGTTGGCCTGTTCCAGCGCGTCAGGCAGCGTGTCAGCCTGACGCCAGCGGGCAGCGCCTATGCGGCCGAGATCCGGGACGGTCTGTCGCGGCTGGCCGCGGCCACCGTCTCGGCCATGGCCTTTCGCGGCGCGGCCGGCGTGCTGCATCTGGCGATCCTGCCGACTTTCGGCACGCGCTGGCTGATCCCGCGCCTGTCGCGCTTCATCGAGGCGCATCCTGGCATCACCATCAACTTCACCACCAAGCTGGTGCCCTTCGACTTTGCTCGCGAGCAGGTCGACGCCGCGATCCACTTCGGCGATCCCGTCTGGGCCGGCGCAAGGCTGCACCGATTGATGGGCGAGGAAATCATTCCCGTCGCCGCGCCGTCCCTGGTGGCGCGCCTTGGCCTGGCGGAGCCGGCGGACATGCTGCGCGCGCCCCTGCTGCAGCAATCGACACGGCCGCGCGCCTGGGCCAACTGGCTGGAGCAGCAGGGTCTGCCTCCCGAGCGCGCCTTGATGGGGCCGCGCTTCGAGCAATTCGCCATGGTCTCGCAGGCAGCGGTCGCCGGATTGGGGCTTGCCATCGTGCCGCGCTTCCTTGTCGAGGAGGAGTTGCGCCTGGGCGCGCTCGTCATCCCCGTCGATCGGCCGGTGACCGGCTCCGAGGGCTATTATCTGGTCTATCCCGAGGCCAAGGCCGGATTGCCGGCGGTGATCGCCTTCCGCGATTGGCTGCTCGGCGAATGCGGCGCGTGA
- a CDS encoding NAD(P)/FAD-dependent oxidoreductase, translated as MSSSSESADVVICGGAAIGSSVAYHLAADPGFKGKVVVIEKDPSYRLAASALSAASIRQQYSSAVNIRISLFGIDFLRNLGTHLAVDGETPVIDLHEGGYLYLGGDEGAPILAANQALQAAEGADIALYAAEMLRRKFSWLNTSDLICGTYGISGEGWFDGWALLQAFRKKARSLGVEYRQGEVSGYNVEGGCVTGVALTDGSRIACGAVVNASGTHGARLAATAGVAIPVKSMKRYVFSFTCKGEVDNCPLLIDTTGVWCRPEGKRGSEGQLFIGGSSPTREADQEWLESDPGVEDVDWSFFEETVWPALAHRIPAFEQIRPGRAWAGPYDMNGLDHNAIIGPAAGVPNLYLANGFSGHGLQQSPAVGRGLAEHILHGGYRALDLADLGHERIVEGRPLLEANII; from the coding sequence ATGTCGTCTTCGTCTGAAAGCGCCGATGTCGTGATTTGCGGCGGTGCCGCCATCGGCTCCTCCGTCGCCTATCACCTCGCCGCCGATCCCGGCTTCAAGGGCAAGGTCGTGGTGATCGAGAAGGACCCGAGCTATCGCCTGGCCGCCTCGGCGCTCTCGGCCGCTTCGATCCGCCAGCAATATTCCAGCGCGGTCAATATCCGCATCTCGCTCTTCGGCATCGATTTCCTGCGCAATCTCGGCACCCATCTCGCCGTCGATGGCGAGACGCCCGTCATCGATCTGCACGAGGGCGGCTATCTCTATCTCGGGGGCGACGAGGGCGCTCCGATCCTCGCCGCGAACCAGGCGCTTCAGGCGGCCGAGGGGGCTGACATTGCGCTTTATGCTGCAGAGATGCTGCGCAGAAAATTTAGCTGGCTTAATACTTCGGACCTTATCTGCGGCACCTATGGCATCAGCGGTGAGGGCTGGTTCGACGGCTGGGCGCTGCTGCAGGCCTTCCGCAAGAAGGCGCGCTCGCTCGGCGTCGAATACCGGCAGGGCGAGGTCTCCGGCTACAACGTCGAAGGCGGCTGCGTCACCGGCGTCGCGCTCACTGATGGCAGCCGCATTGCCTGCGGCGCGGTGGTGAACGCCTCGGGCACCCATGGCGCGCGGCTGGCCGCCACGGCCGGCGTCGCGATCCCGGTCAAGTCGATGAAGCGCTATGTCTTCTCCTTCACCTGCAAGGGCGAGGTCGACAACTGCCCGCTGCTGATCGACACCACCGGCGTCTGGTGCCGGCCCGAGGGCAAGCGCGGCAGCGAAGGCCAGCTCTTCATCGGCGGCTCCTCGCCGACGCGCGAGGCCGACCAGGAATGGCTCGAGAGCGATCCGGGCGTCGAGGATGTCGACTGGTCCTTCTTCGAGGAGACCGTCTGGCCGGCGCTGGCGCATCGCATCCCGGCCTTCGAGCAGATCAGGCCCGGCCGCGCCTGGGCGGGTCCCTATGATATGAATGGCCTCGACCACAACGCGATCATCGGCCCGGCTGCCGGCGTTCCCAATCTCTATCTCGCCAACGGCTTCTCCGGCCATGGCCTGCAGCAATCGCCTGCGGTCGGGCGCGGGCTTGCCGAGCATATCCTGCATGGCGGCTATCGCGCGCTCGATCTTGCCGATCTCGGCCATGAGCGCATCGTCGAGGGCAGGCCGCTTCTTGAGGCCAACATCATCTGA
- a CDS encoding DinB family protein produces the protein MIEPAFVRTMAHYNAWQNDSLYAAAASLSDEARRLERGAFFGSIHGTFCHLLWGDRMWLSRFAGTPKPSVPGSESVRMIEAWSELLAERRVTDALIGEWAATLSPDWLAGDLTWVSGLSRRELTKPKALLVAHMFNHQTHHRGQVHAMLTAAGAKPDDTDLMLVESR, from the coding sequence ATGATCGAACCCGCCTTCGTCCGGACCATGGCGCATTACAACGCCTGGCAGAACGACAGTCTCTATGCGGCTGCCGCGAGCTTGAGCGACGAGGCGCGGCGGCTGGAGCGCGGCGCCTTCTTCGGTTCGATCCACGGCACGTTCTGCCATCTGCTATGGGGAGACCGGATGTGGCTCTCGCGCTTCGCCGGTACGCCGAAGCCATCGGTTCCGGGCAGCGAGTCGGTCCGGATGATCGAGGCATGGTCGGAACTCCTGGCCGAGCGGCGGGTCACCGATGCGCTGATCGGCGAATGGGCCGCGACGCTCTCGCCTGACTGGCTCGCCGGCGATCTGACCTGGGTTTCGGGCCTTTCGCGTCGCGAGCTCACCAAGCCGAAAGCGTTGCTCGTCGCGCATATGTTCAACCACCAGACCCATCATCGCGGACAGGTCCACGCCATGCTGACCGCCGCCGGGGCCAAACCCGACGATACCGACCTGATGCTGGTCGAATCGCGCTGA
- a CDS encoding thiamine pyrophosphate-binding protein: protein MPSSDMPSSETITTGADLIARGLARAGIRHAFGIPGGEVLALVEAFSAAGIEPVLVKHENAAGFMAEGVWHATGAPGLFYATLGPGVANAANVVANALQDRVPLIFITGCVDAAEAESYTHQVFDHQALLRPIVKASFRATAETAALVVEKALAIALSGRPGPVHIDVPISVAEGAAKASMRPPAPLPLPVRPAEGHGLEAARGALANAERPLIIAGLDVVNQGAADVVADFARDRDIPVITTYKAKGVLPESDPLSLGGAGLSPKADKLLLPLVKAADMIVLAGYDPIEMRLNWRDPFSPGTQIIDIVAEAMPHGVHRSDHLIVGDIAASLSGLSVAPAKAHVWPGGEPTVAREALRDSFASSAAWGPDVIFETVRAATPADTVISIDSGAHRILLSQIWQTDIPHAILQSTGLCTMGCAVPLALGYKLARPATPVVAFVGDAGLEMGLGELATARELGLPIVIVVLVDESLALIEMKQRSSQRPNAAVDFSGSDFPAVAQALGGVGRWVDDAGTLAGEVEAALGRSVFTVLACRIARRAYDGKI, encoded by the coding sequence ATGCCTAGCTCAGACATGCCCAGCTCAGAGACGATCACCACCGGCGCGGACCTGATCGCCCGAGGCCTCGCGCGGGCCGGCATTCGCCATGCCTTCGGCATTCCCGGCGGCGAGGTCCTGGCGCTGGTCGAGGCCTTCAGTGCGGCCGGCATCGAGCCTGTTCTGGTCAAGCATGAGAACGCGGCCGGCTTCATGGCCGAAGGCGTCTGGCATGCGACGGGCGCGCCGGGTCTGTTCTACGCGACGCTCGGTCCCGGCGTGGCCAACGCGGCCAATGTCGTCGCCAATGCCTTGCAGGACCGCGTACCTCTGATCTTCATCACCGGCTGCGTCGATGCGGCCGAGGCCGAGAGCTACACCCATCAGGTCTTCGACCATCAGGCGCTGCTGCGCCCGATCGTCAAGGCGAGCTTCCGCGCCACTGCCGAGACCGCCGCCCTCGTCGTCGAGAAGGCGCTCGCCATCGCGCTGTCGGGCCGGCCCGGCCCGGTCCATATCGATGTGCCGATCAGCGTGGCGGAAGGCGCTGCCAAGGCGTCCATGCGTCCGCCGGCTCCGCTGCCCCTGCCGGTGCGGCCGGCCGAGGGGCACGGCCTGGAGGCGGCTCGCGGCGCTTTGGCGAATGCCGAGCGCCCATTGATCATCGCCGGTCTCGATGTCGTCAACCAGGGCGCGGCCGATGTGGTCGCCGATTTCGCGCGCGACCGCGACATCCCCGTCATCACCACCTACAAGGCCAAGGGCGTGCTGCCCGAGAGCGATCCGCTCTCGCTTGGCGGAGCGGGGCTCTCGCCCAAGGCGGACAAGCTGCTGCTGCCGCTGGTCAAGGCTGCGGATATGATCGTGCTCGCTGGCTATGATCCAATCGAGATGCGCCTCAACTGGCGCGATCCCTTCTCTCCTGGAACGCAGATCATCGACATCGTCGCCGAGGCGATGCCCCATGGCGTGCATCGCAGCGACCATCTCATCGTCGGCGACATCGCGGCCAGCCTGTCGGGGTTGAGCGTCGCGCCGGCCAAGGCGCATGTCTGGCCGGGCGGCGAGCCCACAGTGGCGCGCGAGGCGCTGCGCGACAGCTTCGCCTCCTCGGCCGCCTGGGGGCCCGATGTCATCTTCGAGACGGTGCGCGCCGCGACGCCCGCAGACACCGTCATCAGCATCGATTCCGGCGCCCATCGCATCCTGCTCTCGCAGATCTGGCAGACCGACATCCCGCATGCGATCCTGCAATCGACCGGGCTTTGCACCATGGGCTGCGCCGTGCCGCTGGCGCTCGGCTACAAGCTCGCCAGGCCCGCGACGCCGGTTGTCGCCTTCGTCGGCGATGCCGGGCTGGAGATGGGCCTGGGCGAGCTCGCGACCGCGCGCGAACTGGGCTTGCCCATCGTCATCGTCGTCCTGGTCGATGAGAGCCTCGCCTTGATCGAGATGAAGCAGCGCTCCAGTCAACGACCCAATGCGGCGGTGGATTTCTCCGGCAGCGATTTCCCGGCCGTGGCGCAGGCGCTCGGCGGCGTCGGTCGCTGGGTCGACGATGCCGGCACGCTCGCGGGGGAAGTCGAAGCCGCGCTGGGCCGTTCTGTATTCACCGTGCTGGCCTGCCGCATCGCGCGGCGCGCCTATGACGGGAAGATCTGA
- a CDS encoding M14 family metallopeptidase → MLRFLGVFWLGFVLTAAALAQEAPARGELQQAPALLARYADVPVTLRSPFFAEGRAGSYDPGREAAGFTTQAEMEAFIAALGNAANLGIGSLGRSLEGRNIPYLLFTAEGARSLEEAARNQPVDRPVVWLIGQHHGNEPAGGEAMLALAKDLASGGELAELTRALTIVIVPRSNPDGAAAFTRDTAAKADPNRDHLLLTLPETRVLQMAAATLPPDLVIDAHEFTVGGRWLAKFEALHATDFVYMRATHPLVPARATVLADQLFLPAIEAAAASAGLTAYVYQTSPNARPEDKTVATGGNAAGIARNAFGLMGAVSILLETRGVGIGAQGFQRRVATHYLAAIGALRAAAADPARLRRAVAEGRQEAARSHADLVVAHRVPVVQGFVPLVDPVTAAPRPTAVPFIDARHIEPTVVRPRPAGYWLADGEATAPVREALARRGIRSCILTAPATVSGAEAFIVTARRQVDRRAINPEGGVSTKSERDAAPVTLPAGSSYVPVEQPLVGLVVASLDPDAAGGFVSAGLFPGEVGARLPLLRLPAGAGAIDCPTKAN, encoded by the coding sequence GTGCTTCGTTTCCTGGGAGTTTTCTGGCTCGGATTCGTCTTGACCGCCGCGGCGCTGGCGCAGGAGGCGCCGGCGAGGGGCGAACTTCAGCAGGCGCCGGCATTGCTTGCGCGCTATGCCGATGTGCCGGTGACATTGCGCTCGCCTTTCTTTGCGGAGGGGCGCGCCGGCAGCTATGATCCGGGGCGGGAGGCTGCCGGCTTCACCACCCAGGCCGAGATGGAAGCCTTCATCGCGGCTTTGGGCAACGCCGCCAATCTCGGCATCGGCTCGCTTGGGCGCTCGCTCGAAGGCCGCAACATCCCCTATCTCCTGTTCACGGCCGAGGGCGCCCGCAGCCTGGAGGAGGCGGCCAGGAATCAGCCCGTCGACCGACCGGTCGTCTGGCTGATCGGCCAGCATCACGGCAATGAACCCGCCGGCGGCGAGGCGATGCTGGCGCTGGCGAAGGATCTCGCCTCGGGCGGCGAGCTCGCCGAGCTGACGCGGGCGCTGACCATTGTCATCGTGCCGCGCTCCAATCCCGACGGCGCCGCGGCCTTCACGCGCGACACCGCCGCCAAGGCCGACCCGAACCGCGATCACCTGCTCCTGACCCTGCCCGAAACCCGCGTCCTGCAGATGGCGGCTGCGACGCTGCCGCCGGACCTGGTCATCGACGCGCATGAGTTCACGGTCGGCGGCCGCTGGCTCGCCAAGTTCGAGGCGCTGCATGCGACGGACTTCGTCTATATGCGCGCGACGCATCCGCTGGTGCCGGCGCGCGCCACGGTGCTGGCCGACCAGCTCTTCCTGCCCGCGATCGAGGCCGCGGCCGCAAGCGCCGGCCTGACCGCCTATGTCTATCAGACCTCTCCGAACGCCAGGCCGGAGGACAAGACCGTCGCGACCGGCGGCAATGCGGCGGGCATCGCGCGCAACGCCTTCGGGCTGATGGGCGCGGTCTCGATCCTGCTGGAGACGCGCGGCGTCGGCATCGGCGCGCAAGGCTTCCAGCGCCGCGTTGCCACTCATTACCTCGCCGCCATCGGCGCCCTGCGGGCAGCGGCGGCCGATCCTGCCCGGCTGCGGCGTGCCGTCGCCGAGGGGCGCCAGGAGGCGGCGCGCTCGCATGCGGACCTCGTCGTCGCGCATCGCGTCCCGGTGGTCCAGGGCTTCGTGCCGCTGGTCGACCCCGTCACGGCGGCGCCGCGCCCGACCGCGGTGCCTTTCATCGATGCCCGCCATATCGAACCGACCGTGGTGCGCCCGCGGCCGGCCGGCTACTGGCTGGCGGATGGCGAAGCGACGGCGCCGGTGCGCGAGGCGCTGGCGCGGCGCGGCATCCGCTCTTGCATCCTGACCGCGCCCGCGACGGTGTCGGGCGCGGAAGCCTTCATCGTGACGGCGCGCCGGCAGGTCGACCGCCGCGCCATCAATCCGGAAGGTGGCGTCTCGACGAAGAGCGAACGCGACGCTGCGCCCGTCACCCTCCCTGCCGGTTCGAGCTATGTCCCGGTCGAGCAGCCGCTGGTCGGTCTCGTCGTCGCCTCGCTCGACCCTGACGCCGCCGGTGGCTTCGTCAGCGCCGGCCTGTTCCCCGGCGAGGTCGGCGCCCGCCTGCCATTGCTGCGCTTGCCTGCCGGCGCGGGCGCGATCGACTGCCCCACCAAGGCCAACTGA